A window of Pyrus communis chromosome 3, drPyrComm1.1, whole genome shotgun sequence genomic DNA:
TGTAGCCTTTCGGAGAATATACAAAAACTGCATGTCCAAAAAAACCATTAACTCAAAGCCCACTCGGAATCCGAAGAGGAAGAAATGCATGTCCATCTCCTCATTCTTCTCATTCTTCTTCTCATTCCATCCGAAGAGGAGAATATACAAAAACTGCATGTCCATCtcctcattcttcttcttcctctccgcCATTGATTCCGATCGGCGAATCCCCAACCCTAATTCCCGGCCTCCCAAATGACATCGCAGCGCTGATCCTCTCCTTCGTCCCCTTCTCCCACCAGGCCCGCCTCCGACCCACCTGCAAATCATGGAGGCTCTTCCTCTCCTCCAAAACCCTAATCGCCCTCCGCCAGACCCATCACCGCACCAACCTCTCCCACCTCCTTTGCGTCTTCCCCCAAGACCCCTCCGTCGCCGCCCCTTACCTCTTCGACCCTCGAACCCTAGCCTGGTGCCCCCTCCCGCCAATGCCCTGCAACCCCCACGTCTACGGCCTCTGCAACTTCACCTCCCTCTCCGTTGGGCCCCACCTCTACGTTATCGGCGGCTCCCTCTTCGACACTCGCTCGTTTCCGATCGACCTCCCCTCCCCGTCCTCCGCCATATTCCGGTTCGACTTCAGCACTTCCTCGTGGGACTTCCTCGCCCCGATGCTCACACCGCGCGGAAGTTTCGCCTGTGCTGCGGTTCCAAAATCGGGAGAGATTCTCGTCGCCGGCGGCGGATCCCGGCACACTCTGTTCAGCGCGGCTGGAAGCCGAACGAGCTCGGTGGAGCGGTATGATATTGGGAGAAATGACTGGGTTGCAATGGATGGGTTGCCAGGTTCTCGGGCCGGGTGCGCGGGGTTCTTTGTTGGCGACGGCGAGAAGAGGGAGTTCTGGGTTATGGGTGGGTACGGCGAATCCAGAACAAGATCAGGGGTTTCTCCTGTGGATGAGCATTACAGAGACGCTGTGGTGATGGAATTGAAGAATGGGAATGGTGGCTGTAGGTGGAGAGAGGTTGGGGATATGTGGGAAGCAGGGGAGAGGGTGAGACTGGGCAAAATTGTTGTCGTCGAAGGTGGCGATGATTGCGGTGGACCTGCTGTCTTCATGCTTGATCGGAATGTTATATTCAGGtagtttttccattttctttactttttgtGTTTTGAGCTTGGGCTTGAAGTAACATTGTTTGTATGTTCAGCTAGTGACAGTTGGTTCCAATTAGATTGAGATTATTCATGCTAATCTAAGGTTAGTGTCAGCATTAAATATCTCTCGACGCTCCAAGTTGAAGTTTTTTTGTTCTGCATTGTGAATATCATTTTTGAATGAACTAAAAGTGTGATCGAGATAGGGATACTTGGTGCTGCCTCATGTTCTGGTGTATAGATGCATATTACATTTCCTTAGACCTCACCAGGTGTGGAATTTATCTTTATTAATTAAAGGAATTTTCACTGAGAGGTGTGCCAAAAACTTGTCTTTTCCATAATTTGGGATATAGGGTTCAAAATGCTAGTGTGACTAGATCATGCGGGGACTGTACACTTTTCTGTAACTTGGGGAGGGAAAGAAATCAGCATGCAGAGTTGCTAAGATGGTCTTGACCAGAGCAAGTACCCACTCAGGGACATTCCTGAAGAAGTTTGTTGTGAATGTAGTGACCAAATTAGTGTTGGAGTTTGGTGGCTTAGATTAGAGCCACATTTGAGTCCCACATTGGCTAGGGGAGGAGTCGTGTAGTGCTTTATAAGCAATGCCACCACACACACGTATTGTCAAGGCCTTTTGGTAAAATCCCATACCCATTGCTTCCGGGTGGCTAAAGTGAGGGGAGTATCGGCAATACCGACTTGTGTGTGTGGGACCTGTTGGCGACCTGTCCGTTGGCGACCCGTTGTTGTGGGCTTCCGCACAATAATTAGGGTATAAGAAACTGGATTGAGTTGGCCATTGTTTCCTTGCACCATGGGAAAAACATGTGTTGTGTGACTTGTGTGTGTGGGACCTGTTGGCGACCCGTTGTTGTGGGCTTCCGCACAATAATTAGGGTATAAGAAACTGGATTGAGTTGGCCATTGTTTCCTTGCACCATGGGAAAAACatgtgttgtgtgtgtgtgcgcgcgcacGCACGAGTGTGAGAGAGAGTGATCTGGCTGAAAGTATCCAAATTAGCTTTGATTTTGAATCCTAATGTGCTAATAGTAGCTCTTGATGATTTTTGTAAGAATATCCGAGCTTTTTGGATTGGTGGAAGTTATTAGGTGGCTTAGGTCGTATATGATATATGACTCCACTTTAGTTTTGTGCTTGGATTTTTTCAGAACGAAACAACTAGGAGAGGGGAAGGTCTTGAACTTACTCTGATTTGGCATGATTTCGTTAGTACTTATACTTTGCACCATAAGGTGAATGCAGAAGGCTGAGCTTGAAATCTTCCTGTGTTCATTTATATTGAATTAAGGGCTTGTTTACTTATCAATAATGGGAAAATAAGGAATCACTTAACTACGGAATGCAAAAATTTAAGGAAAGGGAATTGGATTAACACTCAAATTGCTGAAATTGGGTTGTTCCGTTACGTATTTTAGATAATCCATTACTGATTACATGCAAGTAGACGTGGGGAAGTCATGAAGGGAACCCATTCCGTTTCTTTTCATTCCCATTGCAGATAAACAACCCTAATAAAAACTTATTATTCTGTTTACAGAAAAGTTCCAAAGTTTCATCATTTGAGGGATATGCGATGATGTAATTTGGATGGTTATGCTAATTTAAATTTATGACGTAAATGACACAGGTTCTACCAACACATAACGCTTCGATGTTTTAGATTACTTTTCTATTGCGGTTTACAGAAGGGAAATTCTTGTTTATCATTCTTATGCAATATATCAAAAATGTTGATTATCAGTAGTTTAGTACAAGTAATTCTATTATATGGGATCGCATTCTTTTAAGTTCTCCTTTGTGTATGCTTATTGATGTCTTTTTGGACGTATGCATCTGCCCCTAATTTATGTCCTTTGAATTTCTTTCTCGTTGTTATTAATTTGATCTTTGAATGATAATTTTATGGAAGTTTTTGCTTATGTTGCTTCCACATGATATGTACTGCAGATATGACATGGCTTCAAACCGTTGGTGTAAGGAGTCACGTATACCAAGACAGGCCCCATGCAACTCTGCATTTAGATTCGTTGTATTGGATGGAGAGTTGCATGTAATAACCCTTTTGAAGGCAGTCGAGCCAGCAGAAATCTGCAGGTCGCGATTGCATACGAGAGCAGGCACTCTTTACGTCCAAATATACCATCCTAAGAAGAAGACATGGAGATCTATCATAACAAAGTCACCTTTCCATTACAGCTTGGATTTCAATACTGCCGTTATGAGCACCATTTGCTTGTGAATCTCGATTCTTGTTGCTTGTACTTGTGTTGATAATTGTACCGATCGATGTGCAGAGCTGTCTATATTGGTTCTTCGGGGTCATTGCTGCTAGCATGTCTAGTCCGAAAGTACGGCAGACCAAAATAAATACCTTACCCGTGAGTAAAGTGGTAAGTAGTTAAGGTTGAATTGATGAGTTACATATATTTGTATCATTTATTTTTCCATAGAGCAGGCATAGAGATGTATTATATGCACATGTATATGTAAAGATGTGTTATATAGCTTTGTTGCTTGTGCACTAATCAATCTTTACCCGTGTCATTTTACGTTTTAAGTTGATTTGTTTAGTCTGATTTTCAAGTCCGGTTCCCGGGGTTTGTAGCGTCACCGAGTATTTACTCCTCCGTACGTATGATAATGATACTTTACATCTAAGGTTGGAGTCGGACTCTCTCCTTTGCTCCCCTCTCGTGTTAGATACACGAGTCGGTATCCCAACAAATGAAGTCTTTTCGGAATTTCCAACCAACGAAAATAATGTAGTGTGAATTCGTAGCATGGGCAAAAATTGAGACCAAAATGCAGACATTCCCAAGTAAAGATTCAGTTTTCCACCCGGTTTGGTGAGTTCCAACATTTTCCACACATGACGAAGCAATTAATGCGGCTAAAGCAAAGGAactggatcctctcctaagctcGGGATGGGAGTCCCCATGAACAGCCCATCCGGGCTATTTAAACTTAATCCAACAgttgcaattattataacttttagagatgCCTCCTATTTTGAgctattagatcaaattttaatggtccGGATGGGCTACTCAGGAAGATCCCTATCttgagctcaggagaggatctaGTTCCTAAAGCAGAAACTGGCTGGCCGTGAAGAATTGGGTACAAGTCAAAACTCAAACCATTGCTGCGTTAAACCGCAACTTGTATTGCAAGTTTCGCTTTTATACAGCCATGACTTCAAACTCGAGATACACGAAATTCAAGTCCTAATATACAATCAACAAGTCAACCCAAAAGTTTCATTAACATTTTGGTCAAATGTTCGGGTGGAAAATGAGGAAATTTGTTTTGTCATCGGAGATAAATCTCTATGTATCTATAACACTCATCATATAACCTGTAAACATAAGAAGATATATATTTCTGTGACATTATCTCGGTTGTAGGTCTCGAAGTGAAGGTATTGTGAAGTCCATGGCAAGTGCAAAGAAACATATattgtgggttttgttttgatttctttgtGACACAAAATGCATGCCAATTAAATAGAGAACTTTATCTGCAAGACTCGTGCTAACACATGTAAGAAGAGATGCCAACTTAAGAACTTTGAAAGTTTTACTTTGAATTCTACTATCATAGAACAAAATCGTTTTTTCTGTTCTGACCCATTcgatttttaatgttttcacaaaagaaaaaggttgaAAGTCATGCAGATTGGTGCATATAAATACACACGTATCTAACCTCCACATAACACATCCTTCGTAATTAAGCTAGCTATCTTTGTTTAATATCTCTAAGTAAAAGATCTATAGATCACCATGAGgtttcttaagtgtttattcgCAGTTATAACAGTTGTATTTCTCGTGAGTATGGACTTGCATGTGATTAGTGCAGGCAGGATGTTGCATGATGAGAAAGAAAAGTTGAAGACCATAACGACGGTGAACAAAATCAACGTGTTGATGGATTCGAAGCAGAGGGGCCCTCCTCCTCCCGGTGGACATAATGGGAAGATCCCTGGGTCTGCTGATCTTGCCGATACAACCATCAACCAAAGGAACTTTGCAGGCCACACTACTACTACTCCACCTCCTCCACACGATGCATACCCTAATAATGCCGTGGCTAGGTCACTACTCGGAGTGGCTATAGATCGTTAATCATTTATTTGAATGATTAACAATAACTACAGAAATTCCAACGTAATAAGATACATCAAATTATGTGATATAATATAGTGTTTCTTGTGCAGAATAAGTAAAGGGGAAAAAACCTATGTAATGTGATATAATATAATGTTTACTGTGCAGAATAAGTAGAGGGGAAAAAGACTAGTTGTCTTTGTATTGCTTGCAGCACACTCTACTTGAATAAGAAACTAGACGAATTCTCTTACAAATATCTTATTTTCTTCCTTATGCAGTATGAGAGTTGAGATGAATAGGATGTAAGACGTTTTATTCAAGCACCATGTGATGTTTCAAAGAATAGTTTAAAATGTTTGATTTGAAAGCCAAACATAAGCATTACGGTAACAAAAATGTGATCAAAAAATGCGTTGCCCGAATACTATCATGgggcaaaacaaagaaatatacaaaaaaaataaaaaataaaaaataaaaaacccacatACAGGTGTTTACAACCATATCTCCTAGTATTGAAATCTTCTAATCAATCGTGGAAATGTCAAGTTAGACTTGGTACACCAATGCAGTGTGCCTCGGTAAATAACCATGGCATCATAAAACATGTAACGCTTTGCCGATCTGCCGTCTGCATCCC
This region includes:
- the LOC137728401 gene encoding F-box/kelch-repeat protein OR23-like, with the protein product MEGSMFTSVGRLELRCAYISIADSLVLDFCIEEGEYTKTACPSPHSSSSSPPLIPIGESPTLIPGLPNDIAALILSFVPFSHQARLRPTCKSWRLFLSSKTLIALRQTHHRTNLSHLLCVFPQDPSVAAPYLFDPRTLAWCPLPPMPCNPHVYGLCNFTSLSVGPHLYVIGGSLFDTRSFPIDLPSPSSAIFRFDFSTSSWDFLAPMLTPRGSFACAAVPKSGEILVAGGGSRHTLFSAAGSRTSSVERYDIGRNDWVAMDGLPGSRAGCAGFFVGDGEKREFWVMGGYGESRTRSGVSPVDEHYRDAVVMELKNGNGGCRWREVGDMWEAGERVRLGKIVVVEGGDDCGGPAVFMLDRNVIFRYDMASNRWCKESRIPRQAPCNSAFRFVVLDGELHVITLLKAVEPAEICRSRLHTRAGTLYVQIYHPKKKTWRSIITKAVYIGSSGSLLLACLVRKYGRPK